A region of the Pseudarthrobacter sp. MM222 genome:
CCGTGCCGAAGCCATGAGCCTCATCCTCGGAAGGTAAGAACACACTATGGACTCCCTCGCCGCAGCCCCCGGCACCGGCCCGGCAACCTCGCCCCTGCCCGTGCTGCGCAAACCGCGCCCGGCAGCGGCCTTCAAGGACCTGCCCTCGGACCGGACTCTCGTGATGGGGATCCTGAACGTCACCCCGGACTCTTTCAGCGACGGGGGCCAGCACGCGTCAACGGACACCGCCGTCGCCGCGGGGCTCCGGATGTTCTATGCCGGCGCGGACATCATCGACGTCGGCGGCGAATCCACGCGGCCAGGCGCCGTCGAGGTAAGCGTTGAGGAAGAACTCAAGCGCGTGCTCCCCGTTATCGCGGCCCTGGTCAAGGCCGGCGCCCTTGTCAGCATCGACACGACCCACGCGGCCACCGCGGCTGCGGCGCTGGACGCCGGCGCCACGATCATCAACGACGTCTCCGGGCTGACCCTCGAACCCGAGATGGCCGAACTCGTGGCCCGGAGCAAGGCGCCTTACGTCCTGACCCACCGCCGCGGCACCGCCAACACCATGGACTCCCTGGCTGAGTACGGGAACGTTGCGGAAGAGGTGGCCGCCGAACTGGCCGGCCTGCGGGACAAGCTCTACGCAGCGGGCGTCGCCCCGGAGCAGATCATTCTGGACCCGGGCCTGGGCTTCTCGAAGAATGAGGAGCACAACTGGGAACTGCTCCGCAACCTCGACGTCCTCCAGGGCATGGGCCACAAGGTCCTCGTGGCAGCCTCCCGCAAGCGTTTCCTCGGCAGCCTGCTGACGGTCGCCGGAAAGGCCGCGCCGCCGGTCGAGCGGGACGCCGCGACCGCAGCCGTGACAGCGATCAGCGCCGCCCGCGGCGTCTGGGCGGTCCGCGTGCACGACGTCGGCCCCAGCCTCGACGCCGTCAAGGTCGCGGCCCGCATGAAGCCGGCCCCGGCCGGCATCCACTGATCCGGCCAGTGACCATGGACCAGATCACGCTGAGCGGCGTCACCGCCGTCGGCCACCACGGGGTGTTTGATTTCGAGCGCCGGGACGGCCAGCCGTTCGTCGTCGATGCCGTGCTGCACCTCGACTTCAGCAAGGCAGCCGCCTCCGACGACGTCCTGGACACCGCCCATTACGGGGAGGTCGCGGACTGCATCCGGAACTGGATCACCGGAGACCCGCTGAACCTGATCGAGGCCCTGGCCGTGCGGATCGCCGACGATGTGCTGCGGAGGTTCGACGTCGCCGCCGTGGACATCACCGTGCACAAACCGAAGGCCCCCATCGAGGTGGACTTCGGCGACGTGTCGGTCAGCGTGCACCGGGAGCGGCCATGAGCCAGCTGTACACGCGTGCGGTGATTGCGCTGGGCAGCAACCTCGGTGAGCGCAATGACACCCTTTCGGCCGCCGTCGCCGATCTGGTCGACCCGCCGGAGGTCCGCCTTCTGGCTATTTCGCCGATCGTCCAGACGAAGCCCGTGGGCGGCCCGCCAGGCCAGCCGGACTTCCTCAACATGGTGATCGCCGTGGAGACGACTTTGCCGCCGCTGGAACTGCTCCGGCATTGCCACGCGGTTGAACAGAAGCACCTGCGGGTGCGGGACGTGCGCTGGGGCCCGCGGACCCTCGACGCGGACATCATCACTTACGGCGACCTGGTCAGCTCCGATCCCGACCTGACGCTGCCCCATCCGCGGGCGGCGGAGCGGGCGTTCGTGCTCTACCCGTGGTCGCTGATCGACCCGGCCGCGGAGTTGAACGGCGAACGGGTAGGCGAGCTGGCGGCGAAGGCACCGGACTTCGCCGACCTGACCCCCTTTGATGGTTTCGAAGACGTGCACGGTGTCGCCGGAGCGGTGGAGCGGCCGTGAAGCCGATCAACCCCTGGCTCCTCCTCGTCATCGGCGTCGGTGTCGCCCTTGCCGGCTATTTCGCCACCTTGTTGACCACCCGTTACGGGTTCTCCACACCGGTGCTGCCGCTGACCGGGCTCGTGACCATGGGCGTGATCGTGGTCCTGACCCTCGTGCTGGGGGTCCGCGTGCTGCGCTGGCGCAACGGCAAGAAGAAGAAGATGCTCAACCCGATCCTGGCCGCCTGGACCCTGGTCCTCGCCCAGGCCTGCGCGTACACCGGCAGCGTCCTGCTGGGCTGGCATGCCGGGATCTTCCTGGACCAGCTGCGGCTCTGGAACCTGCGCAGCGCCCAGGGCGTCACCTGGCAGGCCCTGGCCATGGCCGGCGGCGGCCTGATCATGGTGGTGGTGGGCCTGGTGGTGGAGCGCTTCTGCCGGATCCCGCCGGAGGACGGGGACGCCGAGGGCAGCCAGGGTGTGCGGGAAAAGCGCGGCAAACCTGAGGCGGAGGGCGAATATGCCTACCGAGGCGATTGACCCTCCCGGCGTCACCTGGCTCCGGGTTTCGCCCAAGTACATTACGGTCCGGATTGCGGGCTGGGCCCTCGGAAACCTGCTCGTCATCGCGGTGCTGTCCCTGCCGCTGGCACTGGTTCTCGGCGGCTGGTGGAGGGGTTTCCCGCTGTGGCTTGCCGCCGCCGTGCCAGCCGGAGTGGGGCTCCTGGCGCTTTGGCGGCTGCTGCTCATTCCGCGGCAGGTCCGCGCGATTGGCTACGCCGAACGTGAGGACGATTTGCTGATCCGCCGCGGCATCTTCTTCCAGCGCGTCCTCGTGGTGCCCTACGGGCGAATGCAGTATGTGGACATCGGGGCCGGGCCGGTGGAACGCGGCCTCGGTTTGTGCACCTTGAAGCTGCACACCGCCTCCGCCGGAACCAGTGCCGATATCCCCGGCCTGCCGGCCGCCGAGGGGGCCCGGCTCCGGGAGCAGCTTTCTGCCCGCGGTGAAGCCCGGCTGGCCGGGCTGTGACGGAAACTCCGTGAACCGGGACGGTACCGGCACGGCCCCCGAAGCGGCCACGGGTCCCGCGCCGGCCGGCACGGACGGCGGCTGGCATCGCGTGCACCCGGCCTCGCCCTTTGTCCGCGGCTGGGTGGCGCTGGCCGCCATCGGGTTTTTCTTCGGCCGGGACACCTTCGAACGGATGCTGCAGGGCGGTCCGCTGATCGACGAGCAGGTCGCGGGCCGGGCGCCGTGGCTGCTGCTCGGCGGCGGCACGGTCCTGCTGCTGACCGTGGCCGGCTACATCCTGAGCTGGTACTTCACGCGCTACCAGGTGGCCGAGGGTTATGTCCGGGTCAACACCGGGTTCCTCTTCAAACAGCAGCGGCAGGCCAGGCTTGACCGGGTCCAGGCGATCGACATCGTGCAGCCGCTGCTGGCCCGGATCTTCGGCCTGGCCGAACTCAAGTTCGAGGTGGCCGACGCGGGGGAGTCCGCGGTGAAGCTCGCGTATCTGCGGATGGACGAGGCACGGCAGCTCAGGGCAACGATCCTGGCGCGCGCCGCCGGTTTAGCGCCTGATCCGGAGCGCCCCGAAGCGGCCGCGGCAGAGGCTCCCGAACATAGGGTGCTGACCGTACCGCCGCCGCGGCTCGTCGGTTCGCTGCTGCTGAGCGAGCAAAGCGTCTTCATTGTGCTGGGCGCCGCGGCGTCCGTGGTGCTTTCGGCCGTGACGGACAACCGCAGCTTCTACTTCTACCTGATCCCGGCAGCGTTGGGGTTTGTGGCCGCGTACTGGAGTTCGTTCAGCAAGGGCTACAACTTCACCGCCGCCATCTCCCCGGACGGCATCCGGCTGCGCTACGGCCTGCTGGACACCCAGGCGCAGACCCTGCCGCCGGGCCGGATCCAGGCCCTGAGGGTGAGCCAGCCCCCGCTCTGGCGGATCTACGGCTGGTACCGGATCCAGGTCAACGTTGCCGGCTACGGTGCCGCGGCCGGCGACGGCGAGGGTTCGTCCCGGACCACGCTGCTGCCCGTCGGCACCTTTGGTGACGTGATCACGATGCTCTCCTTGGTGCTGCCTGACCCCGGCACCCCTGAACCCGTCCGCGTCTTTGCGGCCGGTCTTCACGGCCTCGCCGCAGCCTCCGGGGCCGGCGGGGAGCCGGGAACGGCGGACGACGGCGGCTTCCTCACCACCCCGCGCCGCGCCCGGCTGCTGGCGCCGCTGGGCTGGCGGTGCAACGGCTTCACCGCCACGGACACGGCGCTGCTGATCCGCTCCGGGCGGTGGTGGCGCCAGTTCGTCGTGGTTCCGCACCAGCGCACGCAGTCGATGGCGCTGCAGCAGGGTCCGCTGGCCCGGCGGTTCGGTGTGGTGGACCTCGTCCTGCACACCACGGCCGGTCCCGTGGCCCCGAAAGTGATCCAGGCGGGGCTGGCGGAAGGGAAGGCGCTCCTCGACGCGCAGGCCGCCCGCGCCCGGGCCGCACGCAAACGCCAGACCAGCGAGCACTGGCTGGACCAGGTGACACCGCTCGTGCTGGGCCCCGGTCCGACGGCCGGGCCAGCCGAAACCGCCCGCACCGAAGAACCCAGCCACAAGGAAGGCCAGCAGCATGGCTAAGCCAGGACGCCTCGGCGTCGGAATCATTGGCGCCGGCAAGGTCGGCGCCGTCCTGGGTGCCGCGCTGCGCGGCGCAGAGCACGCCGTCATCGGCGTGTCCGCAGTCTCAGACGACAGCCGGGAACGCGCGGAAACCCTGCTCCCCGGCGTCCCGGTGCTGGAGATCCAGGACATCGTCGAGCGTGCCGAGCTTGTGCTGCTGGCGGTCCCCGACGACGCGCTCGGCCCCCTGGTGGCCGGCCTGGCGAAGCTCGGTGCCTGGCAGCCCGGACAGCTCGTGGCGCACACTTCGGGCCGTTTCGGCGTCGGCATCCTGCACCCGGTCCGCGCTGCCGGAGCCGTGCCGCTGGCGCTGCATCCCGCGATGACCTTCACCGGCATGAGCCTTGACCTCACGAGGCTCCTGGACTGTACTTTCGGGGTCACCGCCGACGCCGCCATGCTGCCCATCGCCCAGGCCCTCGTCGTCGAGATGGGCGCCGAGCCGGTCGCCATCGCCGAAGCCGACCGCACGCTCTACCACGCAGCCCTCGCGCACGGTTCCAACCATCTCGTGACGCTCGTGGCTCAGGCCTCCCAGCTCCTCCGGGAAGTCGGCGTCGAAGCCCCGGAGCGCATGCTGGGCCCGCTGCTGCGCGCGACGCTGGAGAACGCCCTCGCCTCCGGCGAATCGGCGCTGACCGGTCCGGTGGCCCGCGGCGATGTGGGCACCGTGGCGGCCCACGCCGAAGCCCTCCGGGAGCAGGACTCCGGTTCGCGCGGCGATATTCTGGAGGCGTACCTGGCCATGGCCCGGGCCACGGCCCGGCGGGCCGGGAACCGGGGCATGCTGAAACCGGACCAGCTCGAGGGCATCGGCCGGGCCCTCGAGGGCCCGGACAAAAATGACCCGCAAGCCTAAGGAAGGACCCTGATTTGGTGATCCAACTGGTGACGACGGCCGCGCAGCTCCGGACCGAAAGCGCCCGCCTGCTTGCCCGGAAAAACGGCAACTCGCAGGGCCTTGTCCCGACCATGGGTGCCCTGCACGCGGGGCATGCGCAGCTGGCGCGCACCGCCGTCGCGCAGAACGATGTGGTGGTGGCCAGCATCTTCGTCAACCCTCTGCAGTTCGGCGAAGCGGTCGACCTGGAACGGTACCCACGGACGCTGGAAGCCGACCTTGCCCTCCTTGACGCCGAGGGTGTGGACCTTGTCTTCGCGCCGGGGGTCGAGGAGGTCTACCCCTACGGGGAGCCGATGGTGCGGGTCACCGCGGGCCCGCTGGCCGGGAAATGGGAGGGGGCCTCGCGGCCCGGACACTTCGACGGCGCCCTCACCGTCGTGGCCAAGCTGCTGCACTACGGAATGCCGGGCGCATGTACGGGCGAGGCCCTGCCGGCCTACCGGGCGTATTTCGGGCAGAAGGACGCCCAGCAGCTGGCCCTGGTCCGACGCATGGTGGCAGACCTGAACTTCCCCGTGGAGATAGTTCCGGTTCCGATCGTTCGGTCCGCGGACGGGCTGGCGCTGTCCAGCCGCAACCGCTTCCTCTCGGCCGAGGAGCGCGAGGCCGCCCTGGTGCTGTCCCGGGCGCTCCGGCTGGTGGAGGACCGCGCTAACGCCCACGAACCGCTGGACCTGGACTCCGCGCAGGCGCTGGTGGAGTCGCAACCGCTCGTGCAGCTGGACTATTTCGAGGTGGTGGATCCGCTCACCCTCGAGCCGCTGGCGGAGAACTGCAGGGACACGCCCTTCCGCGGCCAGGGACTGGTCCTTATCGCGGCAAAAGTGGGCCCGGTCCGGCTGATCGACAACGTCCCGCTGGACTCGTGATCCGGCCGGAACGGAAAAGTTTGTCCCGGCGGGAATTACTTCCCTGAAACGCCGGTTAGCAACATCAGCATCGGCAGCGCCCGCCGGACCCATCGAATCTTCCTAAGGGAACCCCCATGCCAACAGACGTCTCTTCAAAATCGCCACGCGAACCAGCACAGGTCGCCCAGACACCGGCTGGCGGGGCGGGGCCGTCACGCAAGATGTCCCGGGAATCGGTCACCATCATCGTCACCCTGCTGGTGGCCACGTTCGTGGTCATCCTGAACGAAACCATCATGAACGTCGCACTGCAGCGGCTGATGGTGGACCTGCGGGTCGATGCCCCCACCGTGCAGTGGCTCTCCACCGGCTTCATGCTCACCATGGCTGTGGTGATTCCGACCACCGGATTCATCCTGCAGCGGCTGTCCACCAGGGCCGTCTTCATGCTGGCCATGGGCCTGTTCTCCGGCGGCACGCTGCTCGCCGCAGTGGCCCCCGGCTTTGAAATCCTGCTCCTCGCCCGGATCGTCCAGGCCGGCGGCACGGCCATCATGCTGCCACTGCTGATGACCACCATCCTCACGCTGGTTCCGGTGGCCCGCCGAGGCGCCGTGATGGGCAATGTCAGCATCGCCATCTCGGTGGCGCCGGCCATGGGCCCCACGGTCTCCGGCGCGATCCTCGAGCACTTCTCCTGGCGTTTCATGTTCGTCTTCGTCCTACCGATCG
Encoded here:
- the folP gene encoding dihydropteroate synthase is translated as MDSLAAAPGTGPATSPLPVLRKPRPAAAFKDLPSDRTLVMGILNVTPDSFSDGGQHASTDTAVAAGLRMFYAGADIIDVGGESTRPGAVEVSVEEELKRVLPVIAALVKAGALVSIDTTHAATAAAALDAGATIINDVSGLTLEPEMAELVARSKAPYVLTHRRGTANTMDSLAEYGNVAEEVAAELAGLRDKLYAAGVAPEQIILDPGLGFSKNEEHNWELLRNLDVLQGMGHKVLVAASRKRFLGSLLTVAGKAAPPVERDAATAAVTAISAARGVWAVRVHDVGPSLDAVKVAARMKPAPAGIH
- the folB gene encoding dihydroneopterin aldolase, translating into MDQITLSGVTAVGHHGVFDFERRDGQPFVVDAVLHLDFSKAAASDDVLDTAHYGEVADCIRNWITGDPLNLIEALAVRIADDVLRRFDVAAVDITVHKPKAPIEVDFGDVSVSVHRERP
- the folK gene encoding 2-amino-4-hydroxy-6-hydroxymethyldihydropteridine diphosphokinase; the protein is MSQLYTRAVIALGSNLGERNDTLSAAVADLVDPPEVRLLAISPIVQTKPVGGPPGQPDFLNMVIAVETTLPPLELLRHCHAVEQKHLRVRDVRWGPRTLDADIITYGDLVSSDPDLTLPHPRAAERAFVLYPWSLIDPAAELNGERVGELAAKAPDFADLTPFDGFEDVHGVAGAVERP
- a CDS encoding DUF3180 domain-containing protein: MKPINPWLLLVIGVGVALAGYFATLLTTRYGFSTPVLPLTGLVTMGVIVVLTLVLGVRVLRWRNGKKKKMLNPILAAWTLVLAQACAYTGSVLLGWHAGIFLDQLRLWNLRSAQGVTWQALAMAGGGLIMVVVGLVVERFCRIPPEDGDAEGSQGVREKRGKPEAEGEYAYRGD
- a CDS encoding PH domain-containing protein; the encoded protein is MPTEAIDPPGVTWLRVSPKYITVRIAGWALGNLLVIAVLSLPLALVLGGWWRGFPLWLAAAVPAGVGLLALWRLLLIPRQVRAIGYAEREDDLLIRRGIFFQRVLVVPYGRMQYVDIGAGPVERGLGLCTLKLHTASAGTSADIPGLPAAEGARLREQLSARGEARLAGL
- a CDS encoding PH domain-containing protein codes for the protein MNRDGTGTAPEAATGPAPAGTDGGWHRVHPASPFVRGWVALAAIGFFFGRDTFERMLQGGPLIDEQVAGRAPWLLLGGGTVLLLTVAGYILSWYFTRYQVAEGYVRVNTGFLFKQQRQARLDRVQAIDIVQPLLARIFGLAELKFEVADAGESAVKLAYLRMDEARQLRATILARAAGLAPDPERPEAAAAEAPEHRVLTVPPPRLVGSLLLSEQSVFIVLGAAASVVLSAVTDNRSFYFYLIPAALGFVAAYWSSFSKGYNFTAAISPDGIRLRYGLLDTQAQTLPPGRIQALRVSQPPLWRIYGWYRIQVNVAGYGAAAGDGEGSSRTTLLPVGTFGDVITMLSLVLPDPGTPEPVRVFAAGLHGLAAASGAGGEPGTADDGGFLTTPRRARLLAPLGWRCNGFTATDTALLIRSGRWWRQFVVVPHQRTQSMALQQGPLARRFGVVDLVLHTTAGPVAPKVIQAGLAEGKALLDAQAARARAARKRQTSEHWLDQVTPLVLGPGPTAGPAETARTEEPSHKEGQQHG
- a CDS encoding Rossmann-like and DUF2520 domain-containing protein, which translates into the protein MAKPGRLGVGIIGAGKVGAVLGAALRGAEHAVIGVSAVSDDSRERAETLLPGVPVLEIQDIVERAELVLLAVPDDALGPLVAGLAKLGAWQPGQLVAHTSGRFGVGILHPVRAAGAVPLALHPAMTFTGMSLDLTRLLDCTFGVTADAAMLPIAQALVVEMGAEPVAIAEADRTLYHAALAHGSNHLVTLVAQASQLLREVGVEAPERMLGPLLRATLENALASGESALTGPVARGDVGTVAAHAEALREQDSGSRGDILEAYLAMARATARRAGNRGMLKPDQLEGIGRALEGPDKNDPQA
- the panC gene encoding pantoate--beta-alanine ligase is translated as MVIQLVTTAAQLRTESARLLARKNGNSQGLVPTMGALHAGHAQLARTAVAQNDVVVASIFVNPLQFGEAVDLERYPRTLEADLALLDAEGVDLVFAPGVEEVYPYGEPMVRVTAGPLAGKWEGASRPGHFDGALTVVAKLLHYGMPGACTGEALPAYRAYFGQKDAQQLALVRRMVADLNFPVEIVPVPIVRSADGLALSSRNRFLSAEEREAALVLSRALRLVEDRANAHEPLDLDSAQALVESQPLVQLDYFEVVDPLTLEPLAENCRDTPFRGQGLVLIAAKVGPVRLIDNVPLDS